GTCGAGCGTCACGTAGTTGAGGCCATGCTTCGCGGCTTCCAGTTCGGCGGCGTCTTCTTCCGCTTCGTCGCGCAGCGCTTCGATGGACGGATGGCGGAAGAGGGCGTTGTCGTCGAAATTGATCTTCGCGTCGAGCGCGATCACGTCGCCTTGCTGCGTGACGACGAGCGGATTGATCTCGACAATCGACGCATCCAGTTCGACGAACGCGCGATACGCGTTCGCGATGAACTGCGTCGCCGACTTGATCTGCTTGCCCGTCAGCCCGAGGCCGAACGCGATCTGGCGCGCGTGGAACGGTTGCAGACCCGTCGCGGGATCGATTGCGACTTTCAGGATTTTTTCGGGCGTGCGTGCGGCGACTTCCTCGATCTCCATGCCGCCTTCCGTCGAAGCCATCACCGTGATGCGCGACGTGCTGCGGTCGATCAGCATGCCGAGATACAACTCGCGTTCGATCGCGCAGCCTTCCTCGACATAGACGCGCTTCACTTCGCGTCCCGCCGGCCCCGTCTGCTTCGTGACGAGCACGTGCGACAGCATCTGCGCCGCATCGAGACCGACATCGCTGACTGACTTGACGACGCGTACGCCGCCTTTGCCGTTCGGATCGTCGGCGAAACGGCCTGCGCCGCGCCCGCCCGCATGAATCTGCGATTTCACGACCCACACCGAGCCGCCGAGCGCAAGCGCCGCGTCCTCCGCCTCCTGAGGCGTGAACGCGACGCGCCCATTCGGCACGGCGACGCCATAGCCCTTCAGCAGTTCCTTCGCCTGATATTCGTGAATGTTCACCTGTCTCCTCGCTGAGTGGATTCGACGCTCCGTGGCGTCAATTGAAAGGGCGGTCGGCTCAGGGTAGAAATATGGTATGTGATATATCAGAGATGCTCAAGCAGATAAATGGATCGGGGTTTTCCCTTTGTGAAGCGAGTCCTTAATGCGAAATTTGGCGTCTTCGCCTTGTTTCGCAAGGCTTTTATCGTTTCTCAAGGATTCTGCTTACGAAGGTGAAAGCGCTTGCAGCGATTAGATATATCACATACCGTATAGAACACGGACGATCGAAAACAGAGCGTCAAGTGCTCGGAGGGGACACAACATGGGCAAGGCACTCGACGGTGTGCGCATTCTCGATTTCACCCACGTGCAATCAGGCCCGACCTGCACGCAGTTGCTCGCGTGGTTCGGCGCAGACGTGATCAAGGTAGAGCGCGCGGGCGCAGGCGACATCACGCGCGAACAGCTGCGCGACATCCCCGATGCCGACAGCCTGTATTTCACGATGCTCAACCACAACAAGCGCTCGGTCACCATCGACACGAAGAATCCCGAAGGCAAGCTCGTGCTCGAGGCGCTGATCCAGAAGTGCGACGTGCTGGTGGAGAACTTCGCGCCGGGCGCGCTGGACCGCATGGGTTTTACGTGGGGGCGCATCCAGGAGCTGAACCCGAAGATGATCGTCGCGTCGGTCAAGGGCTTTGGTCCCGGGCCGTATGAAGACTGCAAGGTCTACGAGAACGTCGCGCAGTGCGTGGGCGGCTCGGCCTCGACGACGGGCTTCGATGACGGCCCGCCGGTGGTAACGGGCGCACAGATCGGCGACAGCGGCACGGGCCTGCATCTGGCACTGGGCATCGTGACGGCGC
The Paraburkholderia terrae genome window above contains:
- the sucC gene encoding ADP-forming succinate--CoA ligase subunit beta translates to MNIHEYQAKELLKGYGVAVPNGRVAFTPQEAEDAALALGGSVWVVKSQIHAGGRGAGRFADDPNGKGGVRVVKSVSDVGLDAAQMLSHVLVTKQTGPAGREVKRVYVEEGCAIERELYLGMLIDRSTSRITVMASTEGGMEIEEVAARTPEKILKVAIDPATGLQPFHARQIAFGLGLTGKQIKSATQFIANAYRAFVELDASIVEINPLVVTQQGDVIALDAKINFDDNALFRHPSIEALRDEAEEDAAELEAAKHGLNYVTLDGNIGCMVNGAGLAMATMDIIKLYGGEPANFLDVGGGATKERVATAFRLILRDPKVEGILVNIFGGIMRCDVIAEGVVSAAREVDLRVPLVVRLEGTNVELGKQILRDSGLPILSADHLADAASKVVAAVKENNATEAN